The following is a genomic window from Longimicrobium sp..
GAGCTGGCGGCCGCGCTTTCCGCTGGCATCTACGCCTTCAACGTCGAGAGTGAGGGCGAGCTCTGCGCCCTTTCGGACCTTGCGTGCGCCATGGGCACCCGCGCGCCCGTGGCGCTGCGCGTGAACCCCGACATCGACACCCCCACGCCGCACGCGTACACCCGCACCGGCCACGCGGCGACCAAGTTCGGCATCGCCGCGGCGCGGGCGCGCACGCTGTACAGCATCGCCGCCAAGATGCCGGGCGTGCGGGTGCGCGGAATCGACGTGCACATCGGCTCGCAGATCCTGGAGGTGGGCCCCTTCCGGCAGGCGCTGGACTACGTGCTGGACCTGGCGCACGAGCTGAAGCGCGAAGAGGTGGAGCTGGAGTTCCTGGACCTGGGCGGTGGGCTGGGGATCAGCTACGAGGGCGGGCCGCGGATCTCCGCGGCGGAGTGGGCCGACGAGATCGTTCCCGCCGTCGCCGCGACGGGGCTGAAGCTGGTGGTGGAGCCGGGGCGCTTCCTGGTGGGCGAATCGGGCGCGCTGCTGACGCGGGTGCTGTACGTCAAGGAGGGCGGCGGCAAGCGCTTCGTGATCACCGACGCGGGGATGAACGACCTGCTGCGCCCCAGCCACTACTCGGGGTGGCACGCCGTGGAGCCGGTGGAGCCGCACGGCCGCGCTCGGGGCCACGTGGACGTGGTGGGCCCGATCTGCGAGACGGGCGACTTCCTGGCGCTGGACCGCGAGATGGAGGTGCCCAAACCCGGCGAGCTGCTGTCCATCATGACGGTGGGCGCGTACGGCTTTTCCATGTCCAGCCAGTACAACCAGCGCCCGCGCCCCGCCGAGGTGATGGTGGACGGGGCCGAGGCCACGCTGGTCCGCCGCCGCGAGACGGTGGACGACCTGGTCGCCGCCGAGATGGACCTTTGATCTCGCCGTCAGCCGCACACGAAAGCGCCTCCGGGACCCGACGTCACGGAGGCGCTTTTCTCTTCGTGTGGACCCGCGTCAGCGCCGCGATTCGAGGTACGCGGCGGGGCGCAGCACCAGGATGCCGCAGAGCTGCTGGCCGTACCACACGCCGAAGTGCGCCTGGTCGCCCGTGATCAGGTGGGTGGCGCCGCTGATGACCGCCGCCGCTAGGATGGGGCGGTCCTTGTCCGGGAGGATCACGTCGCGCGGCAGCGCCCACGTTCCCCGCTCATGCACGATGCGCAGCCCGCCCGCGAGCACGTCCAGCCACTCCACCTGCTCGGCGCGCATCAGGTTCCGGCGCGCCTCCTCGATGGCGTACGCCGAGGTGACCAGCTCCACGCCGGGCAGGGACCAGAACCGCGCCAGCCGTGACTCGGTGCGGTACGCGGCCGAAAACAGCACGTTGGCGTCCAGGAACAGGACGTCCACGCCTCAGGACGAGGGCTGCTCGTGCGGGATGCCGTCGGGGTCCAGCCCCATGCGGCGCACCTCGGCGGCGGCCCAGCGGTACTCGTCGGCCCCGATGGCGTTGTTGAGCAGGAACTCGGCCTTGCGCTGGAGCGTGTACCGCTCGAACGGAAGAACCACGGCTGGCTTGAGCATGATGCCCTCCTCTGTGGGCTCGGCGATGAGGGTGGCGCCTTCTTCGAGGCCGTACTGGCGGCGAAGCGCGGCCGGCAGCACGATCGCGCCTCGCTTCCCTACCTTGATGGATTCCGACTGTGCCACGGT
Proteins encoded in this region:
- the lysA gene encoding diaminopimelate decarboxylase codes for the protein MENIAEPLAAEAFPRVGGVLHCENVPMQELVARWGTPLYVYSQNAIRDRFRELDDALSPVPHLIAYSVKANGNLAVLRTLADLGAGADIVSGGELHRALLAGIPPERIVFSGVGKTVIELAAALSAGIYAFNVESEGELCALSDLACAMGTRAPVALRVNPDIDTPTPHAYTRTGHAATKFGIAAARARTLYSIAAKMPGVRVRGIDVHIGSQILEVGPFRQALDYVLDLAHELKREEVELEFLDLGGGLGISYEGGPRISAAEWADEIVPAVAATGLKLVVEPGRFLVGESGALLTRVLYVKEGGGKRFVITDAGMNDLLRPSHYSGWHAVEPVEPHGRARGHVDVVGPICETGDFLALDREMEVPKPGELLSIMTVGAYGFSMSSQYNQRPRPAEVMVDGAEATLVRRRETVDDLVAAEMDL
- a CDS encoding AbrB/MazE/SpoVT family DNA-binding domain-containing protein; the encoded protein is MAQSESIKVGKRGAIVLPAALRRQYGLEEGATLIAEPTEEGIMLKPAVVLPFERYTLQRKAEFLLNNAIGADEYRWAAAEVRRMGLDPDGIPHEQPSS